In one window of Henckelia pumila isolate YLH828 chromosome 1, ASM3356847v2, whole genome shotgun sequence DNA:
- the LOC140874351 gene encoding uncharacterized protein yields the protein MISGGSTDGDSNRARKSWCRKESLALEERRHDSGPIITFGPRDLEGVNLPHNDALLIQARIANYDIRRVFIDSGSSVNVLFQDAFEQMDLQGYELSPVKTALYGFAGHTVHPQGEMLLPITLGTADGKKTVMTRFTLVEAPSSYNVILGRPAMDAFRAVGEVRGDQPSFQKCYVETVKVDYKRARQIGKQGGQGGREVCSVEESKGEYEEVELVLGQVGKSVKIARDLETNLAEQLKSCLIRNKDVFAWAQDDLMGVSSHVAEHKLNITPRSRPVLQKKRHFGAEKDKVIAEQVQELLQAGHIKKIQFSTSLSNVVLVPKATGKWRMCVDFWDLNKSCPKDCYPLPRIDQLVDSTSGCELLCFMDAYQGYHQIPLALKDQDKVSFITSGGTFCYLVMPFGLKNAGATYQRMMDKVFREQRG from the exons ATGATATCAGGGGGATCTACTGACGGAGACTCAAATCGGGCTAGAAAATCTTGGTGTCGGAAGGAGAGTTTGGCGTTGGAGGAAAGGAGACATGATTCAGGGCCAATCATCACATTTGGACCCCGAGACTTGGAAGGAGTGAACCTGCCACATAATGATGCCTTGCTTATACAAGCTCGGATCGCTAATTATGATATACGAAGGGTGTTCATAGACTCAGGAAGCTCGGTGAATGTCCTTTTTCAGGACGCCTTCGAGCAGATGGATCTGCAGGGGTATGAGTTGAGCCCAGTAAAAACTGCCTTGTATGGATTTGCTGGGCACACAGTACATCCTCAAGGGGAAATGTTGCTGCCCATAACCTTGGGCACTGCAGATGGGAAGAAGACGGTCATGACGAGGTTCACTTTGGTTGAAGCACCATCCTCCTACAACGTCATCTTGGGGAGGCCGGCTATGGATGCCTTCCGAGCT GTAGGAGAAGTTCGAGGAGATCAACCTTCTTTCCAAAAGTGTTATGTCGAGACAGTTAAAGTAGATTACAAAAGGGCGAGACAGATCGGGAAACAGGGAGGTCAGGGAGGAAGAGAAGTTTGTTCCGTGGAGGAATCCAAGGGCGAGTATGAAGAGGTGGAGCTGGTGCTCGGACAAGTAGGGAAGTCCGTCAAGATTGCCCGGGACTTAGAAACAAATTTGGCCGAGCAATTGAAAAGCTGCCTCATCCGGAACAAGGATGTGTTCGCCTGGGCTCAGGACGATTTGATGGGAGTTTCATCTCATGTTGCGGAGCATAAACTCAACATCACCCCTAGATCCCGACCTGTGCTACAAAAAAAAAGACATTTCGGGGCTGAGAAGGATAAAGTGATAGCGGAACAGGTTCAAGAGCTATTACAGGCTGGGCACATCAAGAAAATACAATTTTCTACCTCGCTGTCCAACGTGGTGCTGGTACCGAAGGCCACGGGGAAGTGGCGAATGTGTGTggatttttgggatttaaataAATCCTGTCCCAAGGATTGTTATCCTTTACCCCGGATTGACCAGTTGGTGGATTCCACGTCCGGATGTGAATTGTTGTGCTTCATGGATGCATACCAGGGCTATCATCAAATTCCTTTAGCTCTGAAGGATCAAGACAAAGTCAGCTTTATCACATCGGGAGGTACTTTTTGCTACTTAGTTATGCCGTTCGGTTTAAAAAATGCAGGGGCTACATATCAGAGGATGATGGACAAAGTGTTCCGGGAGCAGAGGGGTTGA